In Thunnus thynnus chromosome 13, fThuThy2.1, whole genome shotgun sequence, the following proteins share a genomic window:
- the LOC137195030 gene encoding insulin-like: MAALWLQSASLLVLLVMLCPGSKAISSQHLCGSHLVEALNLVCGDRGFFYNPRRDVDPALRFLPPKAGGAAPAGSDNEVAEFAFKDQMEMMVKRGIVEQCCHRPCSMFELENYCN; encoded by the exons ATGGCAGCGCTGTGGCTCCAGTCTGCCTCTCTGCTGGTCCTACTGGTCATGTTGTGCCCAGGCTCCAAAGCCATTTCATCACAGCACCTGTGTGGCTCTCACCTGGTCGAGGCCCTAAACTTGGTCTGCGGGGACAGAGGCTTTTTCTACAACCCCAGGAGAGACGTCGACCCTGCGCTGC GTTTCCTACCTCCAAAGGCAGGCGGAGCAGCACCAGCAGGCAGCGACAACGAGGTTGCCGAGTTCGCCTTCAAGGACCAGATGGAGATGATGGTGAAGCGAGGCATTGTGGAGCAGTGCTGCCACCGGCCCTGCAGCATGTTTGAACTGGAGAACTACTGCAACTGA